AAATAATTGAATATGGCTTCGCAGCCTCGCAACGTCACTAGGAGAGCAATAACGCTGCAAACCTGTCATCGGAACATCGGAAAATCTTGTCATACCTGCCCGATGGCGCCGATCTTGCGCCGAGCCcgttggcgatgatgctgtGAGCTTGAATTGACATACGAGGCATTGATGTAGGGTAGTAGGACCTGCTCTGGAATCTAGAAAGCACGCATTTGTAGGCGACCAGAGTCCTCGGCAGGCATATTCCTCCCTAGTCACAGTCACGTGTCGTCCCGGGTCAGATGGACATGTTTTCGCAGAGACTGACGAACATGTTCCAGCTTTCAGCTGTAGTGCGGCCATCATCGCGATTCAACAATTGATCTGCTTTCGTATCTTTGATGTGGAAAtgatggaggggcaggcgcGATTTGAGGTAACGCAACTGCGGTCATATTTCAAAATAAGTCCTTGGGTCAATATACAGTGCGAGTAGCTGTAAGGCCGTGTGGCTCAATGGCAGAGCGTCTGACTACGATTAGTTAATCAGAAGGTCGCAGGTTCGACCCCTGTCTCGGTCAATACTCCATTGTGTTTTTTTTGGCATTTTTTGCACTGAGTCTCGACGCCCTGACCCCTTCCTTGCTCCACTCCATGTTGATTTTCATTTTCTTTTTAATGAGAGCATAGCCACGGAAACGCTCGAGTGCGCGGCAGAAGCCCTAGAGAACCACGGGAAAGCCCGGTTTGGCGAGGATCTGGAAGTCCCCGAGCATGGGCGTCATGCCATGTTTGATCCTCACGTCCCAGACAACTGGGAAGGCGCCCCGCCCAGTATAGGTAGTATTGACTCTACCTGACGCCGCTACGATCCGACTACCTTCAGACGAGTGAGTGGCCGCGTTCGCGCTCTGACGCTACagtctcctccccctccttgtTGCGTTCGGGTACGTAGGATGTGTgtcacgtcgtcgtggggTATATCCGCCGCTACACCACATCATGCCATTGGATACGAGTCATCATCCGGATGCCCGGATGGCAAGATGCAGGCCATCATTGCAGGCTCCGTGCTTttcgcggcggcagcgcttACATCAGGGGGTTGCACCGCTCAACGGGCATGATGCTTCACCCGCGCATCTATGTCTCCATTCACGAGCCGGCAGCCAGGGGGGGATGCCTGGAAGTGTAAGTCCCCGTCTGCCGACAGGGGCACAGATGTGACGTTGGGGCCTCTTCCCGGTCCCGGCCGCAAGCCCGACCCCAGCTTATTACCGTACCTACGCCTCCGCACATACATACAATAACAGCACATGGGAGCTGTATGCAATGCACCTATGTAtgtgtgcatgcatggatggggGCGGGACATACCAACTCGACGCTACAGTGAAAACAAAAAACCCCCGCCTCCtgccacgacgtcgtcgtcccggccCTGCTCTCGTCGACACGTCAACCcgtgttgctgttgctgccacTACTGCCAGACTCGGCCGATACGAGAGCCTCGtgtcaccaccgccatctGCGGCCGTTTGAATCCAGGCTTTGTAACGCATCGATCGGCACCAGACGTATACGTAGTTTCAGGGTTGAGGTTCAAGGTCCCCTGGGGAGGGGGTGACTGACTAGTAGCACGACCCGTTGCCCTGCAGCCGCATTGACGCGATGTGGTGGGCTTTGGCTTGATTGCGAAACATGGGCCATTTGGGGGCAACGTTCGGAGCTCGGCCGCATCCTTGCGTTTTTGGCAGAGCCCGCTTGGGCCGGCCCGCGGGTATTCAAGAGGAACTGCGGATTGTTATGCTTAACATGCTCACGGCGGGCCAATTCTTGGTCCTGAATACTAAGcccttgcgcgcgcgcgtctctATTATATAGCCCCTCCTCCTATACCCCCCCGAGACTGCGTGCGACTTTCTGGCTTGAGGactttttctctctcttttcgCTTCTCTTTGTCAGATGCGTGCTGAGAGCGAGAGTTCAGCCTGATTCATCTTTGCTAGACATATTCCATGTGTTGAGAGAGAGTGTGATCTAGCTCCCGACGTTCGTTATCCCTcaacaacaataacaacaacaacatgtTTAGAGTCTTgttcctcgtcgcggcggccgcgagctgtGCCGTTGCGCACGACggtcgccctggccgtccgCGGTTCCTCACGGGCCGATCCGGCGGCCGTGTGGTGCCACGGTCCTCGGGAAACGACATCTTCGGACCCGCCTTGCCAAAGCTTGAGAGCCGCCAAGTCTCGACTGACAACCGGTGCGGAGTCAAATTCGGGACGAGATGCCCCAACGGCGACTGCTGCTCCCTCGAAGGGTGAGTCTCTCCCCTTCCCATAACCCCTACCCCTACCCCCTCTCCCATACCCCCACTTCAGTTGCGGAAATCCTCGATAAGACAGTTACATGTGTGGCCGGCCTGTTCCAAGAATCGGCTCGATGAGAATGTCGTCGCTAAAGTGTCGAGTAGATGGTGCGGCAAGGGACCCGAGTATTGCAACTCGCCCGACTGCCAGCTTGAGTTCAGCGACAGCTGCGACGGGAACAAGAAGCCGCAAGGCAAGGACACGGAGAAGGTGGATCGGAAAAAGGTTGGCGACGTGCCATATGGCCAAGGCATCTACGACTGTGGCGTGGACGGGGCCGTTGCGCTTACATACGATGACGGGCCGTTTACCTTTACCGAGGACTTGCTCAACCTGCTCAAGGTAGGCTATACGCGCCCCCAGCTCATGACATTGCACATGTGCTTTTTCCTTTTTGAGAGCCTCCGTCCGGTCACTTACACGCACACACCCCGCGCAGCAAtacaaggccaaggcgacCTTCTTCATCACGGGCACCAAcatcggcaagggcgccaTCAACGACCGCAGCAagccctggccggcgctCATCAAGCGCATGTTCGACGAGGGCCACCAGGTCGCCTCGCACACGTGGTCGCACCAGAACCTCACCGACATCAAGCAGGAGACGTTCCGGCAGCAGGTGCTGTGGAACgaggtcgccctcgccgacgtcctcgacgggcggtTCCCCACGTACCTGCGGCCCCCTTACTCGTCGAGCAACGCGAAGACGGACGGCTGgctcgccgacctgggcTACCACATCGTCTACTTCGACCTCGACACCGAGGGCTACCTGCACCCGTCGCCCTCCCAGATCCAGACGTCCAAGGACATCTGGGACAAGACGGTTCCCGGCAAGGACCCGGCCACCAACAAGTGGCTGGCCATTGAGCACGACATCATCGAGCAGTCGGTCCACAACCTGACCGAGTACATGCTCAAGTCGCTCGCCAGCAACGGCTTCCGCAGCGTCACCGTGGGCGAGTGCCTGCGCGACCCGGCCGAGAACTGGTACCGCCGcatggacggcgccggcgccaaagcCGCCGAAgagtcctcggccgtcgtcgagtctACCGCCCAGCCCACACCGGGCACAGACGCGGCCACATCTGTTGTTGCGTCCGACGCGGAGCCagccgccacgacggcgcagcCGAGCTACAATCCGTCGTTGGCAAAGCGCGTCATTACGAAGACGATTGAGGTCATCCCCGTCCCCGCAAAGCCCAACGGAGCTCCCTCCGCGAACGGACGGTGCGGCACCagcttcggcggcgcgcgttgAGACTACCCGCAGGCCAAGTGCTGCTCCCAGTTCGGCTGGTGCGGATCGCTGGACTCGCACTGCAAAGCGGGCTGCCAGGCTGCCTTTGGGGAATGTAAATGAGATGCTTCTCGGGCAGGTCGTGATGCAAGCGGTGGACGAGCAAAGAAGGGCGTGTCAATGAGGGAGGGCCACGGTCGAGGGGGGAAATGACGACTGATGTGGTGCAAGGCGGTACGCATCGTTACGAATTTAATGTATGACTGGGAACTACTAAGGCTTGCAGAGCTTGTTCTCGAAATGTGGAGGATACATACTTATCTACGAGTCTTTGGAAAGCCAAGCGACGCAACATTGAGTGATTGACGAAATATTGTCCAAGAACGGCCTAAACTACGCGACACTTGCACGATATGTCACAAGCACGACGGCTACCCTTGTAACGTAGCGGTATCTTTAGGTGATGTCTGTGGGAAGCGATCTTGTCAGCGCGGTAGTATGTGATTTTCACGACCTTCTCATTGCCATTGCTATCGACTGCAGGCCAAGTTCCGGGCCCCATCCCATCATCAAGCGACATCAAATGGCCACGGCCGGGTTGAACGTGGGACGCCACTGGCCTACTGATTGATGAACAAACCATGCTTCAAACACGAGCCTCGCTGCACGATATTTATCCAGTACCTAGCACACTGCCCTATCGCCGCATCGCGGTACCTGCATTGGCGGCACTTCGGCATCGATGAGCCGGGCCTGCTGATGCCAGCAGCATGCACGAGCCTCAAGGATCCAAGTGTACGCACGGTATACATGGAATCATGTGCCTTGGACTGCGACCGGAGCGAAGGAGGCTTCCCAGCGTCCTCACAAACTTCCGGCCCTGAAGGCAAGCCGCGTCACGCCGTATTGTCCATGTCGATACGAAGGGCTGTGTGGCTAATGAAAGCATAATCACAATGACTAAGTATGCCGGTCTGCAGCATTCCAATGTCCCACGCAACTGATGAGGCAGCTcccgaccccccccccccgggagcgctgctcgtccgtccctggccacccctccctcccctcggTTTCCATCGTCGAGCCTTGCGAGGCTCAGTGGCTTTCAGGGCTCATCCTTTGCGAGCTTGTACTATTTTTATGAACGGTGGAGATCTCCTCGAGGACATGTCTTGCTTGCATGGCAGTCGACAGCGGGCGACAGCCACGCCACGGTCAGTTATGCCCGGCACCCAGTGAGACCGCACGCGTACGCCCAGGGCgccagacggccgccacccACCGTCGCAACTGCTTCTTCGGGTGATGACCGTCTCTCATGCTTACTTACTTACTTCTTCAGTTCGAGGACTGTACTCCCGCTCCGCCGTCATGATCCAACACTGAGCGCACTGCCCtctgtacctacctactatCTTATTCACGGAGTATGCCTCGCGAAGGGGGAAAATGTGCTTCCTAATCGGGGGACGGACACCCTTCATTGGTGCCCAGGCACCGGTTTGCCAGTCGGTGGAGGCACGAAAAAGCAAGGCCATCGTGAAACTGCGGTGGCGCCCCCTCAGGCCATGcttctgctgccgccgtcgtcgccgccaccggaaatggggcgggcgggagggggtAGACGGAGACTGACGATCTCTCCATCGCGAATTATTAGCGGCGCCACAAGCCTGACGCtgcggcgacctcggccatCATCCAAATAACTTGGTTCTAGCCTTCTAGGTAAGTTACAGACGAACGTGCGGTCCGGTCCTGCGCCTCCACTGTCCAGCTGTCCGCGCACCGGCATGACCAGGCATCGAACGAACCCCGTTCGAGCGTCCACCCCCCCGCCGGGCAATCGGCCAAGGGCCAGCGACAGCCAGACGACAGCtttctttcccccctcctcctctctcgtTCTCACTCCGAGTGCCGAATTGACTCGCTGAGGACCGACCCCCTTTCCTTCGTCCACGACACACATAGGTGCCCCCCAAAAGCACAAACCTGAACTAAACCAAAACACCaaaaaaataaataaaataaaataaaataaataaaagaCAACAACCATGGCTCCCGTCCACCTGCCTGCCACTGGCTGCTCTCCTCCGTGTTCAGGAACCAAATCTGCAAAAGCAAGGCTGACCCCGGCACTCGCTCCACCGCAGGGCTGATTGACCCACGCCCAAACACCCAAGCGTCAATCCCCCTCGTTCATCAACTCGGCTTCACATTGCTCCTAGCGCTTTCCAAGCTTAGGAACAGGGCACTCTCTCTGCGGCTGGACGGCCCCCCACCAGCCATCCTGGATCCTAGCTCCCCCCTTTGCCCCCAAAACCTCACTCTCTTCACTTCAACCCCTGGCGAAGACGGGAAATAAAAAACGCCTTTACAAGGCTCGTTCGTTTGCGGGAAGCTTGCGATTCGCCCCCAAGCGCGCAGAACGCCCCTttgggggggaaggggggccggcTTCTGGGATCTTGGAAACGTTGGCGGCTAGTAATACGCAGCCCTGAGGTTGGAGCAGAGAGGAGCCTGGACCCAAGGGGGAAGCCCCGTGGCTGAACAAGGTAGGGGGAGCGGACGGGGTCGGTGGAGGGGCGTGTTTCTACGACATCAGCAATATGGATTGAGTTCCACCTGGTGCTTTTTCTCGCTGAGCCTCCCCGTTGTGAGTGACGACTCGGCATCTAGCAGCCGGCAAGCGCCGTGCCTGGcccttcccccttcctccctcaGGTGTCGTGCCGTCGATAGTAAGGCAGCTGAGTTTATTGGGCTCGATGACTACTAACTTAGTGTGAGTATATAAGAGCATCGTGGGCGTAGTCTCGCGGAGGGTTGCTCGTTCTCCCTTGGCCCCCCCTTTACTCTGCCgctctctgtctgtctgcctgtctgtcttataccaccatcgccaactTGCTCACCACCGCGACTACCTCTACAACCAACCAAACCAAGCCACCACGCACGAACCACCCAACAACATGCAGgccaagctcctcgtcctcctttccgccctcgcggcctccacctcggcgcaCGTCAACTaccacggcgccgttgccgcccgcgaagccgccgccgtcgcgcccgtcctcgccccccgTGCCAccggcaacgacgccgaGTGCCAGTCCGCCGTCATCTCCGCCGGCACCTCCATCCCCACGCCTCCGCCCGAGGTCCTCTCCGCCATCCAGGCCAACACCCAGACCGCCGACCCCTGCAAGTTTTCCACCCCGGCCTCCCTCTCCAAGGAGTTCGCCAGCTACTCTTCCCAGCTCGAGTCCTGGGCCTCCAAGAACAAGGACATCCTCACAAAGTGctccgccctcgccagcctcaacaccatctccgccgcctcctgcaaggccaccggcgccgctgcctccaCCTCCAAGACCAACGGCGTGGTCGCGGCCCGCGAGACTGGCGTGGCTGTagctgccatggctgccgctggtATTGCCGCTATCGCTCTGTAAGATCTGGGACGTACAAGCTTGAGCAGAGTAGATGTACCAGACACCAAGAGGGCCGATACGGTCACCTGGGGAGAACGAGATGTTTCGATAATCTACATGTATCCCGCGCGGGGCCATCGCTAAGGCGATTCAGCGCTGCTTGTTGCGAGCCGCGCATACATAACCGGACCAAATAATACCATCATAATCCTCATCATATGAGTGCGGTGAATTGAGCCAAATTTCTTTGTCTTTTGCTCCAAGGTCAAGATGCACTCGCTAGACTAGACTGCCCAACGCTCACTCGCGGCAGTCGCTACTGTGCGTCGCCCTGCTTGACCTCTATACCATCCTCTATACGACAGTCACATCCCATCTCCCGCTGGAAGGCATCCCTCTCCATGTCGGCCAACCTCCGCAGCGCCATCTTTGCAACGGCCAGCTTTGCGTCCCTCCCGACCTTGGCCGTGTCGTGTTCCACCACCTTCTCGTGCACCATCAGTGCGCATACGGCATCGTCCCCGGTcactgctgcagcgccttgaTCGGCGCCGCATGGCACAACCGAGACATAAAGCCGCCAATTCTGGCAGCCAAGCCGCTTCTGAAGCATGTGCGCAAGTGCGGTGACGGGATGCCGGCTCGCGTACGTATCGTACAGGGCCATGTCCTCAAAGTACGGCTCAATAAACGAGTTGAAGAAGCCTTCTACTACGCCGTAGTCGTACCGCGAATCGACAAACATGGCGCCCACGAGAGCTTCTAGCATGTCTGACAGGACCTTGGGTGGCTGGGACGTGCGCAGCCAATAGTCCTTGGTGCCTTTGGCCTCATCGGGCTCCTGCTCGGGCTGAGCCAACTCCCtggccagctccagctccgcaACGTAGTCGCTAATCTGACCGATGAGACTCGAGGTCGTCATGAGAAGATGCTTCTGCAGGCCGAGCTGCACGCAGAGCGACCCGAAAAAATGATTCGACACCATGGCCATCTTGTGCTCTGTCAGCCATTGTGGATCAGCGTCGGGGAAGCGCCTGAAAAGGTAGTCGACAATGACGAGATCTAGCAGCGCATCCCCCAGAAATTCGAGCCTCTGGTAATTGGGCACTGGCTCGTACGGATAGGAAGGGTGCTTGAATGAGCTGCGCAGCAGGTTCGGGCAATTGAATCGGTAGCCCGTGGTCTCATATACCTgatcgacggcggcacgtTGCGCTGCAGAAGCGGGCGCGTTCTGCCATCCCGGGACTTCGAACGCGTCGTAATACTCTGAGAATTTGAGCATCTTGTGGTTCTTGCTCCTGACCATCTTCGTCACGGCCTTGACTGCGAGGTCCAGCTTGCCCGACTCCCGCTGCGTCACGTACGCGGCGCCGATCAGTGCTTCGCAGACGTCCGCAATGGACTTGTCGGACAGGCTCTGGAAATGTCCACCCAGCTTGGGCATCTTTCCCCTCTTAAGCTTGAGATCCGGATACCAGGTGCGGCGGTCAAAAGCTTTTGACCGCACGAATTCTTGGAGCTTGCGGTCAACGGCGTGGTTGAATAAGTTTTGATTGCAAACGAGCAGCATGCGCTCGACGTGATATTCGAATTCGTTGGTGTTTGGGATGAGCGTGAAGAGCGATATAGTCGTGGCCATCTTGAGAAAGGCATCGCCTAGGAATTCGAGACGCTCGTAGTTGTTCCCCATGCCGACCTGAAAGTCGACTTGCACTTCCCCGTGCTCCTCGGTGTTGGAACTATCCTTGGTCAGCGCCTCGAGTGCTAAATTCGGTCGGATGTCAAGATCGAGAAGCTTGCAAGCTTCGAGCGCAATCAAGACGGAATCAAGGCGGTAGATCATGACCGGTATTATCATGGCCATAGAAACCACGTCGACTGGCAACTGCGAGCGCGTCAGCATACATACACATGGTCAATCGCCACCGAAGGTGCCTTGCTTACCTTGGAAACCCTCAGAGGCTCGAGGATAATGCAGCAGCGCTGCTCTTGGTTGTCTTCTGCGGTGTACTCGTCCAGGAAGTTTCGACGCAGCGGTAAGAGTGTTGCATTGACGACGGGTTGGTCCTCGCCCCATgtctgcctcctcctcgaaTGAATTGTGAGGCTGTTGCTGTATTCCTTGATATTCGGTTCCACCTGCCGATACGCCCGACTTTTCGGCATTGGCGCACTCTCAGGCACCGGATCACTAGGCTTGAGAGTTTTGTTGATACCGTGTATGATGAATTTGCGAGACCCATCCCAGGGATCTATGACCAGCTTGTCATGGAAGAAGTGCTCGGGTGCTGCACGCCACTCTGGCGGCTCCGAATGGGACACCATGGTGACTGTCTCCCAGTCAATACGTGTAGGGTCAACTGTGGCACTGCCATCGTCCATTGAAACACGTGCGCATGGTGCCAGAAAATATGGCATATCCGCAGGCTGAGCATTGTAATCCTTGCTGAAAACGTCTGAGAAGATCGCAAGCGTGAAACTGGCCAGATCGTGGAGCTCATCCAAAGACAGACGCAACGGCTTCGATGAAGACACCAGACGCGCGATCGAGGTTCGGCCCTGATCGAAAAAGAGCAGCATTGGCTCAGTGTCCGGTAGCCGTTGCCTGGTAAGGAAGATAATCGGTCTCGTGGGCCTGTGAACGGCGTCTGGCGAGTCAAGTACGAAGACGGAGTGATAAAGCTGAGTTGGCAGGTCTGAGCCTAGCCCGGACCACATGGCGGGCTTTACACGTATGTTGTACTCGTGGCGTTTGTTTTCGCTCAAGGCTAACCGCGCGTTGCGCATCGCCGGGAGCCTCTTGCTGAGGGTGGGCTGAAGATGACTGTCGATGTACTTCTTCTTGATCAGCTCTACGCATGCCTCAAAGGCGGCAGAGCAGCGCGCCAACTGTTTGTTTCGCTGAGCGAATCCCTTGATGGACTTGAATGGACTGGCATCCGGAAAGATGATCGTGGCGACAAACTTTTTGCTTATATGAGAGGGCGTAACCACGTACTccggagagagagacaagTCGGGCCCGCCGAGTGACGAGACAAACTTGGCTAGTACCTCCTGGCTGGATGAGAAGGTAAGTCGAGCACCAGTCTCTGGTATCTCGTAGACCTTTTGCGCAATTCTTTCATGCTCCGCCAGGGTCTCCACGTCGAATGTATCCTGGATCTTTCGGTCGGCAGGCAGACCGGAACAAAACCGTCGAAGCGCATTGGCGTCCCTCGTTGCTTGTTTAAGCCGTCGGAGATGCTGCATGTTCCCTTCCTCCAGCATGCTGATATAGGTCGAATTGGCCTGTCGGGCCCGACCCTTGGACTGAATGTATTGAATAGCAGAGTCGTAGAGATCAAaacggacgacgaggtcgcacTCGGGAATATCGAGCCCTTCCTCGGCAACCTGCGTAGCAAACAGACAGTTGAACTCGCCTCGTCGAAATTTCTGGAGGGTCAATGCCTGTTCGCGAAAGGACATGTTGGCGACGCTGGCCGTAAGTGGTTGAGAACCAATCTAGGCAAAACTCGCGTCAGTGCAGTCCGCGCTGACACATGAAGGAGCCATACCAGATATGACGAACTCATCCCCGGAACGTCCTTGTCAGGCTGCGAGAAAAGTATCGAAAGAAGGAGGGCCGTGTGCCGTTTTTGTACAAACACGATACATCGGCCTGTCCGCTCACGGGCAAAGGAATGTTGAAGGATCCGTCGCAGTAAGATGACTTTAGAAgagaagctgctcgagtCTCCTGCGGGCTCATTGGCTGCATTTGCGGTGGCAGTCGCCCGGATCGCCCTCTGCGCCTTTTGAAGCGTGACGAGCACCCTGTCGACTTCGGTGGTGCCGTTGGGTGCGTGTAGGGAGCTGACAGTTCCC
Above is a genomic segment from Purpureocillium takamizusanense chromosome 2, complete sequence containing:
- the dcl1 gene encoding Dicer-like protein 1 (EggNog:ENOG503NUDM~COG:A), whose translation is MKDEDVALGGDASITEPDLPENLREMALNSGPAQNSGRETDGEPVTDQDTLHGDVDGDGSSDSDDDAAERYRLSNHPEIVRGVSALRRRGDAAFHQWVQRSQRLGSKHSVSKRAHDLDRSSAARMIQSNGQAIIATPREYQIELFERAKDKNLIIVLDTGSGKTLIAALLLRHTLDQELERRARGEPNKIAFFLVEKVALCFQQYSVLKANLEHPIDKFHGEIAGIMRTKAFWDKRFSESMVIVCTAQILLDCLNSGFIQMQQINLLIFDEAHHTKKNHPYARIIKDHYLREQAERPRILGMTASPVDAQTRDLRAAALELEAILCSQIATVSDETLAKSLAQRNQVELREYYSRLTNAEDARTPLCRALAELMSHDVHYRIHFEAAQDLASTLGSWCADKYWELLLTDAEVRRRAAKAQGTVSSLHAPNGTTEVDRVLVTLQKAQRAIRATATANAANEPAGDSSSFSSKVILLRRILQHSFARERTGRCIVFVQKRHTALLLSILFSQPDKDVPGMSSSYLIGSQPLTASVANMSFREQALTLQKFRRGEFNCLFATQVAEEGLDIPECDLVVRFDLYDSAIQYIQSKGRARQANSTYISMLEEGNMQHLRRLKQATRDANALRRFCSGLPADRKIQDTFDVETLAEHERIAQKVYEIPETGARLTFSSSQEVLAKFVSSLGGPDLSLSPEYVVTPSHISKKFVATIIFPDASPFKSIKGFAQRNKQLARCSAAFEACVELIKKKYIDSHLQPTLSKRLPAMRNARLALSENKRHEYNIRVKPAMWSGLGSDLPTQLYHSVFVLDSPDAVHRPTRPIIFLTRQRLPDTEPMLLFFDQGRTSIARLVSSSKPLRLSLDELHDLASFTLAIFSDVFSKDYNAQPADMPYFLAPCARVSMDDGSATVDPTRIDWETVTMVSHSEPPEWRAAPEHFFHDKLVIDPWDGSRKFIIHGINKTLKPSDPVPESAPMPKSRAYRQVEPNIKEYSNSLTIHSRRRQTWGEDQPVVNATLLPLRRNFLDEYTAEDNQEQRCCIILEPLRVSKLPVDVVSMAMIIPVMIYRLDSVLIALEACKLLDLDIRPNLALEALTKDSSNTEEHGEVQVDFQVGMGNNYERLEFLGDAFLKMATTISLFTLIPNTNEFEYHVERMLLVCNQNLFNHAVDRKLQEFVRSKAFDRRTWYPDLKLKRGKMPKLGGHFQSLSDKSIADVCEALIGAAYVTQRESGKLDLAVKAVTKMVRSKNHKMLKFSEYYDAFEVPGWQNAPASAAQRAAVDQVYETTGYRFNCPNLLRSSFKHPSYPYEPVPNYQRLEFLGDALLDLVIVDYLFRRFPDADPQWLTEHKMAMVSNHFFGSLCVQLGLQKHLLMTTSSLIGQISDYVAELELARELAQPEQEPDEAKGTKDYWLRTSQPPKVLSDMLEALVGAMFVDSRYDYGVVEGFFNSFIEPYFEDMALYDTYASRHPVTALAHMLQKRLGCQNWRLYVSVVPCGADQGAAAVTGDDAVCALMVHEKVVEHDTAKVGRDAKLAVAKMALRRLADMERDAFQREMGCDCRIEDGIEVKQGDAQ
- a CDS encoding uncharacterized protein (COG:S~EggNog:ENOG503PGAS~SECRETED:SignalP(1-18~SECRETED:cutsite=TSA-HV~SECRETED:prob=0.7631)); translated protein: MQAKLLVLLSALAASTSAHVNYHGAVAAREAAAVAPVLAPRATGNDAECQSAVISAGTSIPTPPPEVLSAIQANTQTADPCKFSTPASLSKEFASYSSQLESWASKNKDILTKCSALASLNTISAASCKATGAAASTSKTNGVVAARETGVAVAAMAAAGIAAIAL
- a CDS encoding Chitin deacetylase (COG:O~SECRETED:SignalP(1-17~SECRETED:cutsite=AVA-HD~SECRETED:prob=0.7468)~CAZy:CE4~EggNog:ENOG503NX9B), translating into MFRVLFLVAAAASCAVAHDGRPGRPRFLTGRSGGRVVPRSSGNDIFGPALPKLESRQVSTDNRCGVKFGTRCPNGDCCSLEGWCGKGPEYCNSPDCQLEFSDSCDGNKKPQGKDTEKVDRKKVGDVPYGQGIYDCGVDGAVALTYDDGPFTFTEDLLNLLKQYKAKATFFITGTNIGKGAINDRSKPWPALIKRMFDEGHQVASHTWSHQNLTDIKQETFRQQVLWNEVALADVLDGRFPTYLRPPYSSSNAKTDGWLADLGYHIVYFDLDTEGYLHPSPSQIQTSKDIWDKTVPGKDPATNKWLAIEHDIIEQSVHNLTEYMLKSLASNGFRSVTVGECLRDPAENWYRRMDGAGAKAAEESSAVVESTAQPTPGTDAATSVVASDAEPAATTAQPSYNPSLAKRVITKTIEVIPVPAKPNGAPSANGRCGTSFGGAR